A genomic window from Halodesulfovibrio sp. includes:
- a CDS encoding tRNA 2-thiocytidine biosynthesis TtcA family protein: protein MAKEKLSYAQKQCIGSAGKLMQQTEMIHPGARIGVAMSGGMDSWVLMKTLLHRQKIVPFTFEMMALHINPGFDDTCHAPLAPWLIEHGIPYHIETTTDGPDAHSDVNRNNSPCFYCAMKRRTRLFELCKQYELTHLAFGHNADDLVGTFLLNLYEAGNVRGMSMKEEFFDGDLTVIRPLLMVQKDVIRKCVRQWNLPLWDNPCPSAFDSRRKDVMDDFQALTKKYKNVKQNVFNGLTRWQLALTLDSKEK, encoded by the coding sequence ATGGCAAAAGAAAAATTAAGCTACGCCCAGAAACAGTGTATCGGCAGCGCAGGCAAGCTGATGCAGCAAACCGAAATGATCCACCCGGGCGCACGTATCGGCGTAGCAATGTCTGGTGGTATGGACAGCTGGGTACTCATGAAAACCTTGCTGCATCGTCAAAAGATAGTCCCGTTCACATTCGAAATGATGGCGCTGCACATCAACCCCGGTTTTGACGATACTTGCCATGCACCGCTCGCTCCTTGGCTTATTGAACACGGCATTCCGTACCACATTGAAACAACCACAGACGGCCCAGATGCGCACTCCGATGTGAATCGCAACAACTCACCGTGCTTCTACTGTGCAATGAAGCGTCGCACACGCCTGTTTGAACTATGCAAGCAATACGAGTTAACACACCTTGCGTTCGGACATAACGCAGACGACCTCGTGGGAACGTTTCTTTTGAATTTATACGAAGCAGGCAATGTGCGTGGAATGTCCATGAAGGAAGAGTTCTTTGACGGCGACCTTACCGTCATTCGTCCGCTGCTCATGGTGCAAAAAGATGTTATCCGCAAATGCGTCCGTCAATGGAATTTACCACTGTGGGACAACCCTTGCCCATCTGCATTTGACTCCCGCAGAAAGGATGTAATGGACGATTTTCAAGCACTGACGAAGAAGTATAAAAATGTAAAACAAAACGTGTTCAATGGACTTACCAGATGGCAACTTGCCTTGACACTGGACTCGAAAGAGAAGTAA
- a CDS encoding M23 family metallopeptidase, translating to MLFNRYHVVVFKDNQGHCNKISLRGWFFASVLILILALSAGNIYLWKYYHQSQTLAQDLADSEKTIFEQNSQILSMVDKLRIVQKDLQRVQQFDTKLRIMINLDKDQGDTASAVGGAKAKDFADNYLPIHRQELLARKIHSFLKDLNTDVQLEEMNQQELIQTFRKNQRLLAATPSIWPTEGWVASPFGPRRSPFTGRKDFHKGIDIANRIGTPIYSTANGRVSFTGTSGGYGINLMVNHGSGVVTRYAHMNRYVVKKGQKVKRGELLGYMGNTGRSTGPHLHYEVKLNGVALNPKKFILN from the coding sequence ATGCTGTTTAATCGCTACCACGTTGTTGTCTTCAAGGACAATCAGGGACACTGCAATAAAATAAGCCTGCGCGGCTGGTTTTTTGCCAGTGTACTGATTCTTATCCTCGCACTATCCGCAGGTAACATATACCTGTGGAAGTACTATCATCAGTCCCAGACTCTTGCACAAGACCTTGCAGACTCTGAGAAAACAATCTTTGAACAGAACAGCCAAATCTTAAGCATGGTCGACAAATTACGCATCGTGCAGAAAGATTTACAGCGCGTGCAGCAGTTTGACACCAAACTGCGCATCATGATTAATCTGGACAAAGATCAGGGTGACACTGCATCCGCAGTAGGCGGAGCAAAAGCAAAGGATTTTGCAGACAATTATCTCCCAATCCATAGGCAGGAACTCCTCGCCCGCAAAATTCATAGCTTCCTGAAAGATCTTAATACCGACGTACAGCTGGAAGAAATGAATCAACAAGAGCTGATTCAGACATTCCGCAAAAACCAGCGACTTCTTGCTGCAACCCCATCCATCTGGCCTACAGAAGGCTGGGTTGCCTCCCCTTTTGGTCCTCGCCGTTCTCCTTTTACAGGACGTAAGGACTTCCACAAAGGTATCGATATCGCTAACAGAATCGGCACACCTATTTACTCAACAGCAAACGGGCGCGTCTCCTTTACAGGAACGAGTGGTGGATACGGCATCAACCTGATGGTGAACCACGGCTCTGGCGTTGTGACCCGCTATGCCCACATGAACCGATACGTGGTAAAGAAAGGACAGAAAGTAAAACGCGGCGAGCTGCTAGGCTACATGGGCAACACAGGGCGCTCGACGGGTCCACACCTTCACTACGAAGTTAAGCTGAACGGCGTGGCTCTGAACCCTAAAAAGTTTATCTTAAACTAG